The Microbacterium sp. LWH7-1.2 genome window below encodes:
- a CDS encoding putative Ig domain-containing protein: MLGIVRLDNDCLDAIHRVSSSAGLSKPGRQSFHPVAPSTKKVLIMSQLQAASRSSALRRVLTLGTAAGVALSLLNSVPAGAASDPAGAGTCEVQFHPTESEAGFTHPGIGLTEPILQNVRTQLAAGAEPWASGFEALKRSSAAAESVRPSNAAGNDPTKPSRTVFDAGTRGMFEADGLKAYTQAVLHVLTGKAVHRANALAIIRNWGQMDPTRFSYYVDSHIHNGMPLFRMASAAELLRYTTCGDPALVLTDADADAFSTNLIRPAIATFMSSPDRFMNQHNYPLLGSMAGSIFMDDKDLYGEKVEWFTVNESAKDEGFNGSVARLARWVNRNDKTGEAIDDPHVQLTEMGRDQAHGGGNLTNFAALSRMMLAQGTGVDPVHGTVSTAEDAVGPYEFLDDRILHAADYFWQFMSGRDPEWTPIAYAISPDGTIRDTYDHIADGYRGRYATASFWEIYYYYTYVRGQNVAELAPFFAEAYSQRPTPVQIGWDGRDGGGDSWMFAPAEAIGEVATTPNSDPDILEVEHRYTHLAGDVTREDGFVRMGEGSKIAYLSGATAKPEQALRVRTEGNAVIHLGGVSHDDTVRRDTSIVVPGTAGQWRYVTVRRAMDNILFIETEGATVDIDHIHADAEADLDGPVFPEDASDRVVGWKGAAMSLDLSATATEATSYTVNGLPDGAAFDAQSGALTWTPGRTGSSTMTVAADDGTSVAARQVTLEVAQNRAAAIEIARKGFDENAGYESATAATYADADARARELRRDGSDAEYLQSLADVVAAVGGLRLTSPKTELDGSLDYPGLVASSTAGDRTALLVDGDNQTGTVYPQAVNMAHVLDFGADFRVSASGFGFQSNIFADRLANSAVFGSNDGANWTRLTPGATAFTQDFNTLDVDPALQEDQFRYLKVQMLEQLPDVLYGIIRGVFEMTEFRIYGERHEIGNQIDSAVVTSPDAVARKVSVGDTVNVTVTTKQPVEGVTVNVMGVEKTAASEDGVTWLAPVVLDGVATGPVTLAVDYTDDGVAGPTLHGVTDGKSLFVGGARDQRIDVASVGAVVASDKQWPGNALPADEVGYLLFDGDASTAGDLIMGEGAYYTVDFGSEKSLRLREVFFLPREGSNAARANGVLVQGSHDGQTWSDLTAPLAGSASGVWMQRAVTDDASYRYFRIWNPVRWHGNMAEVQFFGDFQ, encoded by the coding sequence ATGTTGGGTATCGTGCGTTTGGATAACGATTGCCTTGATGCGATCCATCGTGTTTCTTCATCAGCCGGGTTGTCCAAACCCGGCCGGCAATCGTTCCATCCCGTGGCCCCCTCAACGAAGAAGGTGCTGATCATGAGTCAATTGCAAGCAGCCTCTCGGAGCTCCGCGCTCCGAAGAGTGCTCACCCTCGGGACCGCGGCAGGCGTCGCGCTGAGTCTCCTGAACTCCGTGCCGGCCGGCGCCGCGAGCGATCCGGCGGGAGCGGGCACCTGTGAGGTGCAGTTCCACCCGACCGAGAGCGAGGCGGGCTTCACCCATCCCGGTATCGGGCTCACGGAGCCCATCCTCCAGAACGTCCGCACGCAGCTCGCGGCCGGAGCCGAGCCGTGGGCATCGGGCTTCGAGGCGCTCAAGCGCTCGAGCGCGGCGGCTGAGTCCGTAAGGCCTTCCAACGCCGCCGGCAACGACCCGACCAAGCCGAGCCGGACCGTCTTCGACGCGGGCACCCGAGGGATGTTCGAAGCCGACGGCCTGAAGGCGTACACCCAGGCCGTCCTGCATGTGCTCACGGGGAAGGCTGTCCATCGGGCGAATGCCCTGGCCATCATCCGCAACTGGGGACAGATGGATCCGACCAGGTTCTCGTACTACGTCGATTCGCACATCCACAACGGCATGCCGCTCTTCCGGATGGCCTCTGCCGCCGAGCTGCTGCGGTACACCACTTGCGGCGACCCCGCTCTCGTGCTGACCGACGCGGACGCAGATGCCTTCAGCACGAACCTGATCCGCCCCGCGATTGCGACGTTCATGTCTTCGCCGGACCGCTTCATGAACCAGCACAACTATCCGCTGCTGGGCTCCATGGCCGGATCGATCTTCATGGACGACAAAGACCTCTACGGCGAGAAGGTCGAGTGGTTCACCGTCAACGAGTCGGCCAAGGACGAGGGTTTCAACGGCTCGGTCGCACGGCTCGCCCGATGGGTCAACCGGAACGACAAGACCGGTGAGGCGATCGACGACCCGCACGTGCAGCTGACCGAGATGGGACGTGACCAGGCGCATGGCGGCGGCAACCTCACGAACTTCGCAGCCCTTTCGCGGATGATGCTCGCGCAGGGCACCGGGGTCGATCCCGTGCACGGCACGGTCTCGACTGCGGAAGACGCGGTCGGGCCGTACGAGTTCCTGGACGATCGCATTCTGCACGCGGCTGACTATTTCTGGCAGTTCATGTCAGGCCGCGACCCCGAGTGGACCCCGATCGCCTACGCGATCTCACCGGACGGCACGATCCGTGACACCTACGACCACATCGCAGACGGCTACCGCGGACGCTACGCCACCGCGAGCTTCTGGGAGATCTACTACTACTACACGTATGTGCGCGGTCAGAACGTCGCGGAACTCGCTCCCTTCTTCGCCGAGGCGTATTCCCAGCGCCCGACCCCGGTGCAGATCGGCTGGGACGGCCGCGACGGCGGCGGCGACTCCTGGATGTTCGCACCCGCCGAGGCGATCGGCGAGGTAGCGACGACGCCGAACTCCGATCCGGACATCCTCGAGGTCGAGCACCGCTACACCCACCTCGCAGGCGACGTCACGCGGGAAGACGGCTTCGTTCGCATGGGAGAGGGCTCGAAGATCGCCTATCTCAGCGGCGCCACCGCCAAACCCGAGCAAGCCCTCCGCGTCCGCACCGAGGGGAACGCCGTGATCCACCTCGGCGGCGTGAGTCATGACGACACCGTCCGGCGCGACACGTCGATCGTGGTTCCGGGCACGGCGGGCCAGTGGCGTTACGTCACGGTCCGACGCGCGATGGACAACATCCTCTTCATCGAGACCGAGGGGGCGACCGTCGACATCGACCACATCCACGCCGACGCCGAGGCCGATCTCGACGGCCCCGTCTTCCCCGAAGACGCGAGCGATCGAGTCGTCGGCTGGAAGGGAGCGGCGATGAGCCTGGATCTGTCGGCGACCGCTACCGAGGCCACGAGCTACACCGTGAACGGGCTGCCCGACGGCGCAGCGTTCGACGCGCAGTCCGGTGCACTGACATGGACGCCCGGTCGGACCGGTTCCTCGACGATGACCGTGGCCGCCGACGACGGCACGAGCGTCGCCGCCCGACAGGTCACGCTCGAGGTCGCGCAGAATCGTGCGGCCGCGATCGAGATCGCTCGGAAAGGCTTCGACGAGAATGCCGGGTACGAGTCCGCGACGGCGGCGACGTACGCGGACGCGGACGCGCGTGCCCGCGAACTCCGTCGCGACGGATCGGACGCCGAGTACCTTCAGTCGCTGGCCGATGTCGTCGCAGCGGTGGGTGGGCTGCGCCTGACATCTCCGAAGACTGAACTGGACGGCAGCCTGGACTACCCCGGGCTCGTCGCCTCCTCGACGGCGGGGGATCGCACCGCGCTGCTGGTCGACGGTGACAACCAGACCGGAACCGTGTACCCGCAGGCGGTGAACATGGCTCATGTCCTCGACTTCGGGGCCGACTTCCGGGTATCGGCCAGTGGGTTCGGATTCCAGAGCAACATCTTCGCGGACCGGCTCGCCAATTCGGCGGTGTTCGGCTCCAATGACGGTGCGAACTGGACACGACTGACTCCTGGCGCCACGGCGTTCACCCAGGACTTCAACACGCTGGACGTCGATCCGGCGTTGCAGGAAGACCAGTTCCGGTATCTGAAGGTCCAGATGCTCGAACAACTTCCCGACGTCCTCTACGGGATCATCCGCGGGGTGTTCGAGATGACCGAGTTCCGCATCTACGGCGAGCGACACGAGATCGGCAACCAGATCGATTCGGCCGTCGTCACCTCCCCCGACGCTGTTGCCAGGAAGGTGTCGGTGGGTGACACCGTGAACGTCACCGTGACGACGAAGCAGCCGGTCGAGGGCGTCACCGTCAACGTGATGGGCGTCGAGAAGACCGCCGCCTCCGAGGACGGCGTCACCTGGCTGGCCCCTGTCGTCCTCGACGGCGTCGCAACCGGTCCGGTCACCCTCGCCGTCGACTACACAGACGACGGCGTCGCCGGACCAACCCTGCACGGCGTCACCGATGGAAAGAGCCTGTTCGTCGGCGGCGCCCGGGATCAGCGGATCGATGTCGCGAGCGTGGGCGCGGTGGTCGCCTCCGACAAGCAGTGGCCGGGCAACGCCCTGCCTGCCGACGAGGTGGGCTACCTGCTGTTCGACGGCGACGCCAGCACGGCGGGCGACCTCATCATGGGTGAGGGCGCGTATTACACGGTGGACTTCGGCTCCGAGAAGTCGCTGCGACTCCGAGAGGTGTTCTTCCTTCCGCGTGAAGGCAGCAACGCCGCTCGAGCGAACGGAGTCCTCGTGCAGGGATCGCATGACGGCCAGACCTGGTCCGACCTGACTGCGCCGCTCGCGGGCAGCGCATCAGGCGTATGGATGCAGCGTGCTGTCACCGACGACGCGTCGTATCGCTACTTCCGGATCTGGAATCCGGTCCGCTGGCACGGCAATATGGCGGAGGTGCAGTTCTTCGGCGACTTCCAGTGA
- a CDS encoding sugar ABC transporter permease, protein MFTVLPVVLALGQSLFSEKSSGLGFGGAEVSFSGVDNFVRGLTDQIFWESMLRVGIYAAIVVPVTQVVSLVLALLVDAVTRRVAGRFRLSLLIPYMIPGIVATMIWIYLYSPVVGPLQPVFDALGLDINFFSGSMIWLSIGNLALWGTIGFNMLILYGALQAVPRELFDAARVDGASDFRIAMSIKVPYVRGSLVLTGLLSIIGTLQIFAEPTVFRAVSPETITKDFTPAMVIFNQAFQVGNLNYAAALSIILAAVVGIASAVIYRLTSKVDQ, encoded by the coding sequence GTGTTCACCGTGCTTCCGGTCGTCCTGGCATTGGGCCAGAGCCTGTTTTCGGAGAAGTCCTCGGGCTTGGGGTTCGGTGGCGCCGAGGTCAGCTTCTCCGGTGTCGACAACTTCGTCCGCGGTCTCACCGACCAGATCTTCTGGGAGTCGATGCTCCGGGTCGGGATCTATGCGGCGATCGTCGTGCCCGTGACGCAGGTCGTGAGCCTCGTTCTGGCCCTGCTGGTCGACGCCGTCACGCGTCGCGTGGCCGGTCGCTTCCGCTTGTCGCTGCTGATCCCTTACATGATTCCGGGCATCGTGGCGACGATGATCTGGATCTACCTCTACAGCCCCGTGGTCGGCCCGCTCCAGCCGGTCTTCGATGCCTTGGGCCTCGACATCAATTTCTTCTCGGGGTCGATGATCTGGCTGTCGATCGGCAACCTTGCCCTCTGGGGGACCATCGGCTTCAACATGCTGATCCTGTATGGCGCGCTCCAGGCGGTGCCGCGCGAGCTCTTCGATGCAGCGCGCGTTGACGGAGCATCCGATTTCCGCATCGCGATGTCGATCAAGGTGCCCTACGTGCGAGGTTCGCTCGTCTTGACCGGACTCCTGTCCATCATCGGCACCCTGCAGATCTTCGCCGAGCCGACAGTGTTCCGCGCGGTGTCTCCTGAGACGATCACCAAGGACTTCACTCCAGCGATGGTGATCTTCAACCAGGCGTTCCAGGTCGGCAACCTCAACTACGCCGCCGCGCTGTCGATCATCCTCGCTGCCGTCGTCGGCATCGCCTCTGCGGTCATCTACCGCCTTACGAGCAAGGTCGACCAATGA
- a CDS encoding carbohydrate ABC transporter permease — protein MSLSDISLATVETTEEVRRAERAAVQAARRNRRRGRDGDDAGTAVARGGSKWLVLAGLILFTIYSVGPAWWLIVSATKSKEQLYTTNGLWFADFHLFENLYTLFTYQDGVFGRWLWNSTLYAVAGATGQTIIALAAGYGLAMYQYRGKGTSMAFIIGSFLIPGALLTIPSYLLFVQLGIYDTIWAMIIPAFFGSFSVYLAKVYAEGAVPAELLEAARIDGAGEYRTFFSIGLRLLTTAGATIFLLHFVGIWNAFFGPLVFLRSRDLWPVMLGLYSWLGRGMDSTVDLTSLVITGSLVATIPMVILMVAMQRYWRAGVTMGSLK, from the coding sequence ATGAGCCTTTCAGACATCAGCCTCGCGACCGTCGAGACGACCGAAGAGGTGAGGAGAGCGGAGCGAGCGGCCGTGCAGGCTGCCCGCCGCAACCGGCGACGCGGGCGTGATGGAGACGACGCGGGCACGGCCGTCGCGCGCGGCGGCTCGAAGTGGTTGGTGCTCGCAGGCTTGATCCTGTTCACCATCTACTCCGTCGGCCCGGCGTGGTGGCTGATCGTGTCGGCGACGAAGTCGAAGGAACAGCTCTACACGACGAACGGCCTCTGGTTCGCAGACTTCCACCTCTTCGAGAACTTGTACACGCTCTTCACGTATCAGGATGGCGTCTTCGGGCGCTGGCTGTGGAACTCCACGCTCTACGCCGTTGCCGGCGCGACCGGCCAGACGATCATCGCTCTGGCGGCCGGCTACGGCTTGGCGATGTATCAGTACCGCGGCAAGGGCACGTCGATGGCGTTCATCATCGGCTCCTTCCTGATCCCGGGCGCGCTGCTGACGATTCCGTCCTACTTGCTGTTCGTGCAGCTCGGGATCTACGACACCATCTGGGCGATGATCATCCCTGCGTTCTTCGGTTCCTTCTCTGTCTACCTCGCGAAGGTCTACGCCGAAGGCGCGGTGCCCGCCGAGCTGTTGGAGGCCGCCCGCATCGACGGCGCCGGCGAATACCGCACCTTCTTCAGCATCGGGCTGAGACTGCTCACGACAGCTGGAGCGACGATCTTCCTGCTGCACTTCGTCGGAATATGGAACGCCTTCTTCGGGCCGCTCGTCTTCCTCCGGTCACGCGACCTCTGGCCGGTCATGCTCGGGCTGTACTCGTGGCTCGGTCGCGGCATGGATTCCACCGTCGACCTCACCAGCCTGGTGATCACCGGGTCGCTGGTCGCCACCATCCCCATGGTGATCCTCATGGTCGCCATGCAGCGGTACTGGCGCGCCGGCGTCACCATGGGGAGTCTCAAGTGA
- a CDS encoding glycoside hydrolase family 36 protein gives MSARFGSIDAAAAEAEAAAEATRMPVADVRWSAQRPISLASLDGSTMLGRDDVPLVEVFTSREQRARSSQAYVRSAVGARLRVRKVVEDADAGADRMVIEQHDDASGLTVTTTLTRPAGLSAVRIETVVHNTSNEPVTVTAITTSFGIRQTEQLDGIILGVAASEWLAENRWREVPLTDVMPTLDLALHAQDGRGHFGITSRGGWSSGEHLPTGFLVDDDSGEAAAWQIETSAGWHMDFAATRNGATLSLLGPADLEHHFAHELDPGASFEAVAVAVATSTKGRDGAIAQLTEYRRWLRGEARQASDAPIIYNDFMNTLMGQPTTEALLPLIREAAAAGAELFCIDAGWFADPTIGDWWDTVGEWTEAPARFVGGLRAVFDEIHRLGMRSGIWLEPEVVGVKSPIADSLPDEAFFQRFGQRVREHDRYHLDLRHPAVRSRLDLVVDRLVAEFGVSYFKLDYNINPGAGTEWRAAAPGDGLLGHTRALRDWLVGIGSRHPDVLVENCSSGAMRADYSLLSVTHLQSTSDQQDFLLYPPIAASAPAHIVPEQCGNWAYPAAGMTPEEIAFTMVTGLSGRLYLSGFLDTLDEAQRALVHEAVTLHRRDRHRLGSAIPFWPLGLPEWDDEVVCLGMRHDDGLTLFIWDRGEERADLLLPDVQGMASVAYPSAPASPWSLEPRADGLAVRTSPGPTARVITVVGPRLGARPTGRGA, from the coding sequence ATGTCTGCCCGCTTCGGGTCGATCGATGCAGCAGCCGCCGAGGCAGAGGCGGCGGCAGAGGCAACGCGGATGCCCGTCGCCGACGTCCGCTGGTCGGCCCAGCGGCCGATCTCGCTGGCGTCGCTCGACGGTTCGACGATGCTCGGCCGCGACGACGTCCCGCTCGTCGAAGTATTCACGTCGCGTGAGCAGCGCGCCCGATCCAGCCAAGCGTACGTCCGGTCCGCGGTCGGAGCCCGCCTGCGCGTGCGCAAGGTCGTCGAGGACGCCGACGCGGGCGCGGACCGCATGGTGATCGAGCAGCACGACGATGCCTCGGGCCTCACCGTCACGACGACGTTGACCCGTCCCGCCGGGCTGAGCGCGGTGCGCATCGAGACGGTTGTGCACAACACCTCGAACGAGCCCGTCACCGTCACGGCGATCACGACGTCGTTCGGGATCAGGCAGACGGAACAGCTCGACGGCATCATCCTCGGGGTGGCCGCGAGCGAATGGCTCGCCGAGAACCGTTGGCGGGAGGTGCCGCTCACGGATGTCATGCCCACGCTCGATCTCGCCCTCCACGCGCAGGACGGACGTGGGCACTTCGGCATCACGAGCCGCGGTGGCTGGTCCAGCGGCGAACACCTGCCCACCGGTTTTCTCGTCGACGACGACTCGGGGGAGGCCGCCGCGTGGCAGATCGAGACGAGTGCGGGCTGGCACATGGACTTCGCGGCCACCCGCAACGGCGCGACGCTCTCGCTCCTCGGACCGGCAGACCTCGAGCATCACTTCGCCCACGAACTCGACCCCGGCGCCTCGTTCGAGGCCGTGGCCGTCGCCGTCGCAACCTCGACGAAAGGGCGAGACGGCGCGATCGCACAGCTGACGGAGTATCGCCGCTGGCTGCGCGGCGAAGCACGTCAAGCGTCAGATGCGCCGATCATCTACAACGACTTCATGAACACCCTCATGGGCCAGCCGACGACGGAGGCGCTCCTGCCGCTCATCCGTGAAGCAGCCGCAGCCGGCGCGGAGCTGTTCTGCATCGACGCCGGATGGTTCGCCGACCCGACGATCGGCGACTGGTGGGACACCGTCGGTGAGTGGACCGAGGCGCCCGCCCGATTCGTCGGCGGCCTGCGTGCGGTCTTCGACGAGATCCATCGGCTCGGCATGAGATCGGGAATCTGGCTCGAGCCCGAGGTCGTCGGGGTCAAGAGTCCCATCGCCGACTCGCTCCCCGACGAGGCCTTCTTCCAGCGGTTCGGGCAGCGAGTGCGCGAGCACGACCGCTACCATCTCGATCTGCGTCATCCCGCGGTACGGAGCCGACTCGACCTGGTCGTGGATCGCCTGGTCGCCGAGTTCGGCGTCTCCTATTTCAAGCTCGACTACAACATCAACCCCGGCGCGGGCACCGAATGGCGGGCTGCCGCACCCGGAGACGGCCTGCTCGGCCACACCAGGGCGCTCCGCGACTGGCTGGTGGGGATCGGTTCGCGGCATCCCGACGTGCTCGTCGAGAACTGCAGTTCCGGAGCGATGCGGGCCGACTACTCGCTCCTCTCGGTCACGCACCTCCAGTCGACGAGCGACCAGCAGGACTTCCTCCTGTACCCGCCGATCGCGGCGTCGGCCCCGGCGCACATCGTGCCCGAGCAGTGCGGCAACTGGGCGTACCCCGCGGCCGGCATGACCCCCGAGGAGATCGCGTTCACCATGGTCACCGGCCTCAGCGGCCGCTTGTACCTCTCGGGGTTCCTCGACACGCTCGACGAGGCGCAGCGCGCGCTCGTGCACGAGGCCGTCACCTTGCATCGACGTGACCGGCACCGACTGGGGTCGGCCATCCCGTTCTGGCCGCTCGGTCTGCCCGAGTGGGACGACGAGGTCGTCTGCCTGGGCATGCGCCACGACGATGGCCTGACGCTGTTCATCTGGGATCGCGGGGAGGAGCGGGCCGATCTCCTCCTTCCCGACGTGCAGGGGATGGCGTCCGTCGCCTATCCGAGCGCCCCCGCATCACCCTGGTCACTCGAGCCACGCGCCGATGGTCTCGCCGTACGCACATCGCCCGGGCCGACCGCGCGAGTAATCACGGTGGTGGGCCCCCGGCTCGGAGCCCGCCCGACCGGACGCGGAGCGTGA
- a CDS encoding hydroxyacid dehydrogenase, translating into MPTMKAAFAMTPELLPFVFGDDEVRRLQQLVDLDPRRVLNADAGLQDIEEEELAAINLLITGWGAPPIGPKQLAMMPALRGVVHWGGGGGFLDEVATARGIPVSTARAANALPVAEFTIAMITLAAKDAFWASRLYRREQRQIDREAELPHTGLYGTTIGLVGASTIGRLVIEQLQGRDVELLVYDPYLTDADAAHLGVETVRDLEDLARRSTVLSLHAPAMPQTDGMISRAVLAAMPDGATLVNTARGSLVDQDALVEELAEGRLGAILDVTDPEVLPEGHPLYTLANVFLTPHLAGSTGTELRRLGRAALAEVERFVAGAPFEYPITSP; encoded by the coding sequence ATGCCCACGATGAAGGCCGCGTTCGCCATGACGCCCGAGCTGTTGCCGTTCGTCTTCGGCGACGATGAGGTTCGCCGGCTCCAGCAACTCGTCGACCTGGACCCGCGACGCGTTCTGAATGCGGACGCGGGCCTCCAGGACATCGAGGAGGAAGAGCTCGCGGCCATCAACCTCCTGATCACGGGGTGGGGTGCGCCCCCGATCGGACCGAAGCAGCTCGCCATGATGCCCGCCCTCCGCGGCGTGGTGCACTGGGGTGGGGGCGGTGGATTCCTGGACGAAGTCGCGACGGCCCGAGGCATCCCCGTGTCGACTGCGCGGGCCGCGAATGCCCTCCCCGTGGCGGAGTTCACGATCGCCATGATCACTCTGGCCGCCAAGGACGCGTTCTGGGCCTCACGCCTGTACCGCCGCGAACAGCGACAGATCGATCGCGAAGCCGAGCTCCCCCACACCGGCCTGTACGGCACCACGATCGGCCTCGTCGGGGCATCGACGATCGGGAGACTGGTCATCGAGCAGCTTCAGGGTCGAGACGTCGAGCTGCTCGTCTACGACCCGTACCTGACCGACGCGGATGCCGCACACCTCGGTGTCGAAACGGTCCGCGATCTCGAAGATCTCGCGCGCCGCAGCACCGTGCTCTCGCTCCACGCGCCGGCGATGCCGCAGACCGATGGGATGATCTCGCGTGCGGTGCTCGCCGCGATGCCCGACGGCGCGACCCTCGTGAACACGGCGCGGGGCTCGCTCGTCGACCAGGACGCCCTGGTGGAAGAGCTCGCCGAGGGCCGGCTTGGGGCGATCCTCGACGTCACCGATCCCGAGGTGCTGCCGGAGGGACATCCGCTGTACACGCTTGCGAACGTGTTCCTCACCCCTCACCTCGCGGGATCCACCGGGACGGAGCTCCGCCGGCTCGGCCGCGCGGCGCTCGCCGAGGTCGAGCGATTCGTCGCCGGCGCGCCGTTCGAGTATCCGATCACCAGCCCCTGA
- a CDS encoding glycoside hydrolase family 43 protein: MTSNGRQHPEYVGYLYAHFKRESDDGEQIHFALSDRNDPLHFDDLNGGRPVLSSKLGERGVRDPHIVRAPGEDRFYLVATDLRVHASTDWDRHVRHGSRSIVVWESTDLVNWDEGRLVEVAPPEAGNAWAPESVWDPGHDAFLVHWSSTLYDDAEHAGASYNRIMYAFTRDFREFSEPRVWVDRGWQTIDATVILHDGLYYRFLKDERARDGVAPQGKSVFSETSESLTAMHWRPLAAGIGLGAISRGEGPLVYKSNTDEKWFLWIDEFTPERRYVPFESTDLAGGQWAPSEDFRLPSDPCHGVVLPVTAEEYERLSTAWGGVERV; the protein is encoded by the coding sequence ATGACCTCCAACGGTAGACAGCATCCCGAGTACGTCGGTTACCTCTACGCCCACTTCAAACGCGAGTCGGACGACGGTGAGCAGATCCACTTCGCGCTGAGCGACAGGAACGACCCGCTGCACTTCGACGACCTCAACGGCGGCAGACCGGTGCTCTCCTCGAAGCTGGGCGAGCGCGGGGTACGCGACCCGCACATCGTCCGCGCCCCCGGCGAGGATCGCTTCTACCTTGTCGCGACGGATCTGCGCGTGCATGCGAGCACCGACTGGGACCGGCACGTGCGCCACGGCAGCCGCTCGATCGTCGTCTGGGAGTCTACGGATCTCGTGAACTGGGACGAAGGTCGCCTGGTCGAGGTGGCACCGCCCGAGGCCGGGAACGCCTGGGCCCCGGAGTCGGTGTGGGATCCCGGGCATGACGCCTTCCTGGTGCACTGGTCTTCCACGCTCTACGACGACGCCGAGCACGCGGGTGCGAGCTACAACCGGATCATGTACGCGTTCACGCGCGACTTCCGGGAGTTCTCCGAGCCTCGCGTGTGGGTCGACCGCGGGTGGCAGACGATCGACGCCACGGTGATCCTGCACGATGGCCTCTACTACCGCTTCCTCAAGGATGAACGGGCCCGGGACGGCGTGGCCCCTCAGGGCAAGTCGGTGTTCTCGGAGACGTCCGAGTCGCTGACCGCGATGCATTGGAGGCCGTTGGCCGCAGGCATCGGTCTGGGTGCGATCAGCCGAGGGGAGGGGCCGTTGGTGTACAAGTCGAACACCGACGAGAAGTGGTTCCTCTGGATCGATGAGTTCACTCCCGAACGCCGTTATGTCCCGTTCGAGTCGACCGACCTGGCGGGCGGTCAGTGGGCTCCTTCCGAGGACTTCCGGCTGCCGAGCGACCCCTGCCACGGGGTCGTCCTGCCGGTGACCGCGGAAGAGTACGAGCGGCTCAGCACCGCCTGGGGCGGTGTCGAGCGAGTCTGA
- a CDS encoding LacI family DNA-binding transcriptional regulator: MPPEKPPTLTDVARLAGVSVPTASRALNGGVRGTQSGTPELRRRVHDAARALGYSVNPAAQATKGGRARTVALLVSDIEDFGSATMISGVMHAAEKRGVSVAVRTTLDDPLRELDLLTALRGERHRAVVIATARTTDKHRERALEAQLRTLAEHGTRVVIVGDNSLGFPSVTVDNHEAARLLADSLVRSGKRRFAVLSGPTIEITSNDRVQGFLEGLSAHGIAVPASDIVSRAFSRDGGYAAVDQLAERIGELDVVAAMSDAMAVGAIAHLRELGMESPRDVEVTGFDHVPMLGDVLPRFSTVEVPLEAFGEAALSLALDDDDPEPQARVALRATPIVHGKPVARS; encoded by the coding sequence TTGCCCCCCGAGAAGCCCCCGACACTGACCGACGTCGCTCGCCTCGCCGGCGTGTCCGTGCCCACCGCGTCTCGCGCGTTGAACGGCGGGGTGCGTGGCACCCAGAGCGGCACCCCCGAACTGCGACGCCGCGTGCATGATGCTGCCCGCGCCCTGGGGTACTCCGTGAACCCCGCGGCGCAGGCGACGAAGGGCGGGCGCGCGCGCACCGTCGCACTGCTCGTGAGCGACATCGAGGACTTCGGCTCCGCGACGATGATCTCGGGCGTCATGCACGCCGCCGAGAAGCGCGGCGTCTCCGTCGCCGTGCGCACCACGCTCGACGACCCACTCCGTGAGCTGGACCTGCTCACCGCCCTCAGGGGGGAGCGACACCGCGCGGTCGTCATCGCCACCGCGAGAACGACCGACAAGCACCGCGAGCGAGCACTGGAAGCGCAGCTGCGCACCCTCGCGGAGCACGGAACGCGCGTCGTGATCGTGGGTGACAATTCTCTCGGCTTCCCGTCGGTCACCGTCGACAATCACGAGGCAGCGCGTCTCCTGGCGGATTCGCTGGTCCGATCGGGCAAGCGGCGCTTCGCCGTGCTGTCGGGGCCGACGATCGAGATCACGTCGAACGACCGAGTCCAGGGGTTCCTCGAGGGGCTCTCGGCTCACGGCATCGCCGTGCCCGCGTCGGACATCGTGTCCCGCGCGTTCTCCCGCGACGGCGGGTATGCCGCCGTCGATCAGCTTGCCGAAAGGATCGGGGAGCTCGACGTCGTCGCCGCCATGAGCGACGCGATGGCGGTGGGTGCGATCGCCCATCTCCGTGAGCTGGGCATGGAGTCGCCTCGCGACGTGGAGGTCACGGGCTTCGACCACGTTCCCATGCTGGGCGACGTCCTTCCCCGGTTCAGCACCGTGGAGGTGCCCCTCGAAGCGTTCGGCGAGGCGGCGCTGTCGTTGGCGTTGGACGACGACGATCCGGAGCCCCAAGCCCGCGTCGCCCTCCGCGCGACGCCGATCGTGCACGGCAAACCGGTCGCTCGTTCGTAG